CTTTTGCAGATTAATCGGAACACAATAAATCGTTACTATCGCTTTTTTCGTGAACAGATCTTAGTCCATCAAACCAAAGAATTTGAGCAACAAGTAGGAGAAATGGAGCTGGATGAAAGCTATTTTGGAGGCGTTAGGAAGGGGCTGAGAGGCCGATCAACTGTACAAAAAGTGCCTGTGTTTGGGCTACTCAAGCGTGGAGGAAAAGTGTATGTAGAGGTGGTCCCCGACGTAACAGCCAGAACGCTTCGCAGCATCATACGAGACCACGTAGATCCGTCAAGTGTTTTATTTACAGATAGTTACAGAAGTTATGATGGGCTTGTGCTGGATGGCTTCGAGCACCATAGAATTAACCATTCCAAAGAATTTGTACGCGGGAAGCGTAACCATATTAATGGCATTGAAAGCTTTTGGAGCTACGCCAAGGCTAAGCTAGCCAGATACTATGGTATACGAAGGCAAGATTATGCTATTTATTTAAAAGAAATCGAATTTCGTTTTAATTTGCGTGGTGGAAATGTGGAAAAGGCTCTTCTTGAAATTATTGATTGGCGAGCCTTTTCCACCATTTCCACACGCCAGGCATCACCAACAGAGGAGTTTTTTATAGAAAAAATAACAACTTCTAAGAAAACCTGCTAGTCAAGCCACAAAATGTTTAAGTATAATGGCCATAGCAGCTAGTAGCACGAAGCCCAGGAAGTTTTTTTTTGGGGGGGGGGGACGCCGGCACGAAACCGGAATTACAAATAATTGACTTGAGAATGGACTATTTTAGTGAAACTTAAGCCCCAGGCTTGCCCTATTTGGAGCCCCGCGCCCTGCAACCCGGCTGCAGCGACCAGCCGTTTCTGCCTACCTTTGCATACATGAAGGCAATTTTTCCAGGCAGCTTTGACCCCATTACCAACGGGCATGTGGAGATCCTCCGCAGGGGGCTGATG
This genomic interval from Bacteroidota bacterium contains the following:
- a CDS encoding IS1595 family transposase, producing the protein LLQINRNTINRYYRFFREQILVHQTKEFEQQVGEMELDESYFGGVRKGLRGRSTVQKVPVFGLLKRGGKVYVEVVPDVTARTLRSIIRDHVDPSSVLFTDSYRSYDGLVLDGFEHHRINHSKEFVRGKRNHINGIESFWSYAKAKLARYYGIRRQDYAIYLKEIEFRFNLRGGNVEKALLEIIDWRAFSTISTRQASPTEEFFIEKITTSKKTC